DNA sequence from the Cupriavidus oxalaticus genome:
GGGCGTAGTCGGAACAGGTCGGCAGGAAGCGGCACTGCGAGCCCAGGTAAGGACTCAGGGCGATCTTGTAGATACGCAGCAGGGCTAGCAGGATTCGCTTCATGATGAGACCGTCAGGCCTAAAGGCCCGGTGGCTGGCTCTGCGGGGCAGAAGCCGGCGGCGGGGCGGGTGGTGCAGGGTTGGGCGCGGGCGGCGGCGGCAGCGGTTTGGCCGCCACCTCCAGCAAGCTGGCGATTTCCGCCGCGCACGCCTGTCGGACCGCCGTGCGCGTGGCAAATTCCGCCCGCGGGAATTTTGCTTGCAGGCGCAACAGCACGTCACGCCCCGACAACTGCTCGCGGCGCTGGCGGAACAGCTCGCGCGCCATGCGCTTCACCAGGTTGCGCTCGGCGGCGCGCGGCGCGAACTTCTTGCCCACGACCACGCCCAGCCGGGCTTCGGCCAGGCCGTTGGCGCGCACGTACAGCACGAAATGCGTGCTGCGCCGGCGGGGCCGCAAAGCAAAAACGGATGAAAACTCATCCGTCTTTGTGAGCCTCGCGGCTTTGGGGAAGGCATGGGCTGACACGCTGG
Encoded proteins:
- the rnpA gene encoding ribonuclease P protein component — protein: MSAHAFPKAARLTKTDEFSSVFALRPRRRSTHFVLYVRANGLAEARLGVVVGKKFAPRAAERNLVKRMARELFRQRREQLSGRDVLLRLQAKFPRAEFATRTAVRQACAAEIASLLEVAAKPLPPPPAPNPAPPAPPPASAPQSQPPGL